Proteins encoded together in one Desulfobaccales bacterium window:
- the ppdK gene encoding pyruvate, phosphate dikinase, which translates to MAKTAKKRYCYAFEEGDGTNKKFLGGKGAGLCTMTQIGLPVPPGFVITTEANIEFLEEGDKFPVGLMDEVHEYMEALEKKTGKGFGDPAKPLLVSVRSGSALSMPGMMDTILNLGLNDETAKGMIALTKNERFVNDAYRRFLQLFGKIGLGIPDAEFDKIFDAVKEQYHAHVDTELSAEALAEVVQKFKDVIERLTGKPFPQDPWAHLFLSMEGVFKSWMGKRAVDYRRQFNITKELAYGTAVNICTMVFGNMGNDSATGVGFTRDPGTGENKLYGDYLINAQGEDVVAGIRTPRPLKELRTDMPAVFKDLERMHNILEKHYREVQDFEFTIEQGKLYMLQTRNGKMNAWALVKTSVDMVKEGLISEEEALLRIEPDMLEQFLHRRIDPDFKHEALATGISASPGAAIGKVVFDADRAERLGNEGEKIILTRIETKPEDIHGFFAAQGILTSRGGKTSHAAVVARGMGKPCVSGVEGLDINYELKEARVGSVVIKEGDIITIDGTNGQFFLGTVPMLDPELPDDLAKLMEWADKQAKIEVWANADTPDMAAKARHHGAKGIGLCRTERMFNEGDRLPQMRNLILADSPEERKRWADKLMPMQRDDFVQIFRAMEGLPVTIRLLDPPLHEFLPSVEELLNEVNRLKEFSAIINALEQLPGTVSMLDPELHKFVPSIEAVAREFGEVKVKGLDQKLLRDKEKVLRRVRVLHEYNPMLGNRGVRCGISFPEIYDMQIQAIFEAAAIALRDKIDVRPEIMIPNVCTKQELVWVQPRVQKIHQEVEKRYNVKIKYKFGTMVEIARACVRAARLAESAEFFSFGTNDLTQGTFSFSREDAENKFLPIYNTEGILRHNPFEILDELGVGWLMQLAVSEGRKVRPDLKIGICGEHGGQPQAVEFCHRIGLNYVSCSPMRIPIARMAAAHAMIKEKKGEAARSKSL; encoded by the coding sequence ATGGCCAAGACAGCGAAAAAACGCTATTGCTATGCCTTCGAGGAAGGCGATGGGACCAATAAAAAGTTTTTAGGAGGCAAGGGCGCTGGCCTGTGTACCATGACCCAGATCGGTCTGCCGGTCCCGCCGGGGTTCGTCATCACTACCGAAGCCAATATTGAATTTTTGGAAGAGGGGGATAAATTTCCTGTGGGCCTCATGGATGAAGTCCATGAATACATGGAGGCCCTGGAGAAGAAGACCGGCAAGGGGTTCGGCGACCCCGCCAAACCCTTATTGGTCTCGGTGCGCTCCGGTTCCGCCCTCTCCATGCCGGGCATGATGGACACCATCCTCAACCTGGGGCTAAATGACGAGACCGCCAAAGGCATGATCGCCCTGACCAAGAATGAACGCTTCGTCAACGACGCCTACCGCCGCTTTCTACAGCTTTTTGGCAAGATTGGCCTGGGAATCCCTGACGCTGAATTTGATAAGATTTTTGACGCAGTCAAAGAGCAGTATCACGCCCACGTGGATACCGAGCTCAGTGCGGAAGCCCTGGCGGAGGTAGTCCAGAAATTTAAGGATGTTATCGAGCGCCTTACCGGCAAACCCTTTCCTCAGGACCCCTGGGCACATCTCTTCCTGTCCATGGAGGGCGTTTTCAAGTCCTGGATGGGCAAACGGGCCGTGGACTACCGCCGCCAGTTCAACATCACCAAGGAACTGGCTTACGGAACTGCGGTAAACATTTGCACCATGGTCTTCGGGAACATGGGGAACGATAGCGCCACCGGCGTCGGCTTCACCCGGGACCCGGGTACCGGCGAGAACAAGCTCTACGGCGACTACCTGATCAACGCCCAGGGCGAAGATGTGGTGGCGGGCATCCGCACGCCCCGGCCCCTGAAAGAACTGCGCACGGACATGCCCGCGGTCTTTAAGGACCTGGAAAGGATGCACAATATCCTGGAAAAACACTACCGGGAAGTCCAGGACTTTGAGTTCACCATCGAGCAGGGCAAGCTCTACATGCTCCAGACCCGCAACGGCAAGATGAACGCCTGGGCCCTGGTCAAGACGTCGGTGGATATGGTCAAGGAAGGTCTGATCTCCGAGGAGGAGGCTCTACTCAGGATCGAGCCGGACATGCTGGAGCAGTTCCTGCACCGCCGCATCGACCCGGATTTCAAGCATGAGGCTCTGGCTACGGGCATCTCAGCCTCTCCGGGCGCGGCCATCGGCAAGGTGGTGTTCGACGCCGACCGGGCCGAGCGTCTGGGCAATGAAGGGGAGAAGATCATCCTTACCCGCATCGAGACCAAGCCGGAAGACATTCACGGCTTCTTTGCGGCCCAGGGCATCCTCACCAGCCGGGGCGGCAAGACCTCCCACGCCGCGGTGGTGGCCCGGGGCATGGGCAAACCCTGCGTCTCCGGCGTGGAGGGGTTGGACATCAATTATGAGCTGAAAGAGGCCCGGGTGGGCAGCGTGGTCATCAAGGAAGGTGACATCATCACCATTGACGGCACTAACGGGCAGTTCTTCCTGGGCACGGTGCCCATGTTGGACCCGGAGCTTCCCGATGACCTGGCCAAACTGATGGAGTGGGCCGACAAGCAGGCCAAAATCGAGGTGTGGGCCAACGCCGACACCCCGGACATGGCCGCCAAGGCCAGGCATCACGGCGCCAAGGGCATTGGCCTCTGCCGCACCGAGCGCATGTTCAACGAAGGGGACCGTCTGCCGCAGATGCGCAACCTGATCCTGGCGGACTCTCCGGAGGAACGGAAGCGCTGGGCCGACAAGCTCATGCCCATGCAGCGCGATGATTTCGTGCAAATTTTCCGCGCCATGGAAGGATTGCCCGTCACCATCCGGCTGCTGGACCCGCCCCTGCACGAATTCCTGCCCAGTGTTGAAGAGCTCCTCAACGAAGTCAACCGGCTCAAAGAATTCAGCGCCATCATCAACGCCCTGGAGCAGTTGCCCGGCACCGTTTCCATGCTGGACCCGGAGCTGCATAAATTCGTTCCCTCCATTGAGGCGGTGGCCCGGGAGTTTGGCGAAGTCAAGGTCAAGGGCCTGGATCAGAAACTGCTGAGGGATAAAGAAAAGGTGCTGCGCCGAGTCCGGGTGCTCCACGAATACAACCCCATGCTGGGCAACCGGGGTGTGCGCTGCGGCATCTCCTTCCCGGAAATCTATGACATGCAGATCCAAGCGATCTTCGAAGCCGCTGCCATTGCCCTGCGAGACAAAATCGACGTCCGCCCGGAGATCATGATCCCAAACGTCTGCACCAAGCAGGAACTGGTGTGGGTGCAGCCGCGGGTGCAAAAAATCCATCAGGAAGTGGAAAAGCGCTACAACGTCAAGATTAAATACAAATTCGGCACCATGGTGGAAATCGCCCGAGCCTGCGTCCGGGCCGCCAGGCTGGCGGAAAGCGCCGAGTTCTTCTCCTTCGGCACCAACGACCTCACCCAGGGCACCTTCTCCTTCTCCCGGGAAGACGCGGAAAACAAGTTCCTCCCGATTTACAACACCGAGGGCATCTTGCGCCACAACCCCTTTGAAATCCTGGATGAATTGGGGGTGGGCTGGCTCATGCAGCTTGCGGTCAGCGAAGGCCGCAAGGTTCGCCCGGATCTCAAGATCGGCATCTGCGGCGAACACGGCGGCCAGCCCCAGGCGGTGGAATTCTGCCACCGCATCGGCTTGAACTATGTCTCCTGCTCGCCCATGCGCATCCCCATCGCCCGCATGGCCGCGGCCCACGCCATGATCAAGGAAAAAAAGGGCGAGGCGGCCCGGTCGAAATCTTTGTGA
- a CDS encoding chloride channel protein, translating to MNLSRQTNEFLFLLLAILIGALAGVGALGFLALIEVGQWGIWPGQGHFMARVLATPWWLRILIPTLGGLAVGPVIAYWAPDARGPGVPEVIEAAALRQGHILPSKALLKAWVTGLTIASGGSVGREGPVVGIGAAIGSAMTRLFSFSAGKGRICLACGVAAGFAATFNTPISGALFTIEVILADLEIVYLGHIVIAAIVAVLISRQFLGDFPTFQVAPFIFHNNFELVIYLILGVLAGLVAIAFTRAVYGTDSLFRRIPLPEWLKPALGGLILGGLAVSSPYVLGVGYDSINLSLTGKFALTSAAFLMITKFLATVVCLGSGMSGGIMGPNLFLGAMLGTSLSLVANHLVPGLNLVPSDYALVGMGALVSGTTLGPITATLIIFELSNSHGIIVPAMVSCIASFIVVKSLYGYSTYEMKLLRRGVKIFQGRAVHVLQSMQVKDYASKKMELIRDDTPLPEILRRAEASPYPFFVILDEQEELSGVLTLWDLRQVLGHREQATETLKARDLKTSEVVTIHPEDDFETAFHLLENKNFSSLPVVLPPRDKVVVGILKLEDALTAYNQRLLKEQTLRYPIPGSVKPE from the coding sequence ATGAACCTGAGCCGCCAGACCAATGAGTTTCTCTTTTTGCTCCTGGCCATTCTTATCGGGGCCTTGGCCGGGGTGGGAGCTCTCGGGTTTCTGGCCCTCATCGAAGTGGGGCAGTGGGGGATCTGGCCGGGACAAGGGCATTTCATGGCCCGGGTGCTGGCCACTCCCTGGTGGCTCAGAATTCTGATTCCCACCCTGGGCGGCCTGGCGGTGGGGCCGGTGATCGCCTATTGGGCCCCAGACGCGCGGGGGCCCGGGGTCCCTGAAGTAATCGAGGCCGCGGCCTTGCGGCAAGGCCACATCCTCCCCTCCAAAGCCCTGCTCAAAGCCTGGGTCACCGGCCTGACCATCGCCAGTGGCGGCTCGGTGGGCCGTGAAGGTCCGGTGGTGGGGATCGGCGCCGCCATCGGCTCGGCCATGACCCGGCTCTTCAGTTTCAGTGCGGGCAAAGGCAGGATTTGTCTGGCCTGCGGCGTGGCCGCGGGCTTCGCCGCCACCTTCAACACCCCCATCTCCGGCGCTCTGTTCACCATCGAAGTCATCCTGGCGGATCTGGAGATCGTCTATTTAGGCCATATCGTCATCGCCGCCATCGTGGCTGTGTTGATTTCGCGCCAGTTTTTGGGTGATTTTCCCACCTTTCAGGTGGCCCCTTTTATTTTTCATAACAACTTCGAATTGGTGATTTACCTGATCCTAGGGGTGCTGGCCGGCCTGGTTGCAATTGCTTTTACCCGGGCCGTCTATGGGACAGATAGCCTGTTTCGCCGCATACCCCTGCCGGAATGGCTCAAGCCGGCCCTGGGTGGCCTGATCCTGGGAGGCCTGGCCGTATCCTCGCCCTATGTCCTGGGGGTGGGCTATGACAGTATCAACTTGAGCCTGACCGGCAAATTCGCCCTTACGAGCGCAGCCTTCCTGATGATCACGAAATTTCTGGCCACGGTGGTCTGCCTGGGTTCCGGCATGAGCGGCGGCATTATGGGGCCCAACCTCTTCTTGGGCGCGATGCTGGGAACGAGCCTGTCCCTGGTGGCCAATCATCTTGTCCCCGGCCTTAACCTGGTTCCCTCGGATTATGCCCTGGTGGGTATGGGAGCCCTGGTCAGCGGCACCACCTTGGGGCCTATCACCGCCACCCTGATCATCTTCGAGTTGAGTAACAGCCATGGGATAATCGTGCCCGCCATGGTGAGCTGTATTGCCAGTTTTATCGTGGTCAAATCCCTTTATGGCTATTCCACCTACGAAATGAAGCTTCTGCGCCGAGGGGTCAAGATTTTTCAGGGACGCGCCGTCCACGTGCTCCAATCCATGCAGGTGAAAGATTATGCCTCCAAGAAAATGGAGCTCATCCGCGATGACACCCCGTTACCGGAAATCCTGCGCCGGGCTGAGGCAAGCCCCTACCCGTTTTTTGTGATATTAGATGAGCAGGAAGAATTGAGTGGGGTGCTGACCCTGTGGGATTTGCGGCAGGTTTTGGGGCATCGGGAACAGGCCACCGAGACCTTGAAGGCCCGGGATCTGAAAACCTCAGAAGTTGTGACCATCCATCCTGAAGACGATTTTGAAACTGCGTTCCATCTTCTGGAAAATAAGAACTTTTCCTCCCTCCCCGTGGTCTTGCCCCCCCGTGATAAGGTGGTGGTGGGCATCCTGAAGCTTGAAGATGCACTTACGGCTTACAATCAGAGGCTCCTTAAAGAACAAACCCTGCGCTACCCGATCCCGGGTTCGGTGAAACCGGAATAG
- a CDS encoding site-2 protease family protein has protein sequence MFGKRIKLFKLLGFEVNIDLSWTIIAVLITWSLAAGLFPYLYPGLERETYWIMGVVGALGLFASIVAHEFCHSIVARKFGMPMKGITLFIFGGVAEMGDEPPTAKAEFSMAIVGPISSFALAVIFYLIYRTGVSAGWDTPINGVIYYIAYINVILAAFNLLPAFPLDGGRVLRSILWGTKGNLRWATRVSSTIGSAFGIGLIVFGILQFIYGNVIGGVWMFLIGMFLRNAAQMSYQQLLVRKALEGEKVSRFMNTNPVAVQDSITVEHLVEDYIYKHHYKMFPVMSGDKLVGCITTRQVKEIPREAWSRETIREAASQCSPENTISPDTDAIKALGLMTQTGVSRMLVVEHGRLVGIVTLKDLLDFFSLKVELEEQS, from the coding sequence ATGTTCGGTAAACGTATAAAATTGTTCAAGCTCCTCGGGTTCGAGGTCAATATCGACTTGAGCTGGACTATCATCGCGGTGCTCATAACCTGGTCTCTGGCGGCAGGACTCTTTCCCTACCTTTACCCGGGTCTGGAACGGGAAACCTACTGGATTATGGGGGTGGTGGGGGCCCTGGGCCTCTTCGCCTCCATCGTAGCCCATGAGTTCTGCCACTCGATAGTAGCCCGCAAGTTCGGCATGCCCATGAAAGGGATTACCCTGTTCATCTTTGGCGGGGTGGCGGAAATGGGCGATGAACCCCCCACGGCCAAGGCCGAATTCTCCATGGCAATCGTTGGACCAATCTCCAGTTTCGCCCTCGCGGTAATATTTTATCTGATCTACCGCACAGGAGTGTCCGCCGGTTGGGACACCCCCATCAACGGGGTTATCTATTATATTGCTTACATCAATGTCATCCTGGCGGCCTTCAACCTCCTGCCGGCCTTCCCCCTGGACGGCGGCAGGGTATTGCGGTCCATCCTGTGGGGAACCAAAGGCAACTTGCGGTGGGCCACCCGGGTCTCCTCAACCATCGGCTCCGCCTTCGGCATCGGCCTCATCGTCTTCGGCATCCTCCAGTTCATCTATGGCAACGTCATCGGCGGGGTGTGGATGTTTCTCATCGGCATGTTTTTGCGCAACGCCGCCCAGATGTCCTACCAGCAGCTTTTGGTGCGCAAGGCCCTGGAAGGCGAGAAGGTGAGCCGCTTCATGAATACCAACCCGGTGGCGGTCCAGGATTCCATCACCGTCGAGCATCTCGTGGAGGACTACATCTATAAGCATCACTATAAAATGTTTCCGGTCATGTCGGGGGACAAGCTGGTGGGCTGCATCACCACCCGGCAGGTGAAGGAGATTCCCCGGGAGGCCTGGAGCCGGGAAACCATCCGGGAAGCGGCTAGCCAATGTTCTCCGGAAAACACTATTTCTCCCGACACCGATGCCATCAAGGCCTTGGGCCTAATGACTCAGACCGGGGTCAGCCGCATGCTGGTGGTAGAGCATGGGCGTTTGGTGGGGATCGTCACTTTGAAAGATCTGCTGGATTTCTTCTCCCTTAAGGTGGAGTTGGAAGAGCAGAGCTGA
- a CDS encoding cytochrome B6 has protein sequence MTYSAKKLRLIVVPLFLGVSLVLGMGSIWGSKDAKADKPKEQESSYAPVKITEPFATTMARMKGEKDKIAARHKDLLEKRYDMSDRPAKGVTTTRGKPIQEGVRAKLPPGMTWEKLAAMSPEDIKEKGVWPGGFLPLPHPHQEEGGMVFPKSTIDEIKKQEGRDLTRFDLDYDLPDHFLPEFPPAIFLTTRPDLGDVSQGKLVTNMNFYELFNGILNPKQIEGLRLLVTPFMQQQFNQTEDRRSEQPSRGVACFDCHVNGHTNASTHLAGDVRPQQFRHRIDTPPLRGVNIQRLFGSQRALKTVEDFTEFEQRAAYFDGDPVIATKKGVNILERGSQVHDMAEFQEILDFPPAPKLDIFGRLDPKKATAEEMKGQEIFFGKAQCAFCHQPPYYTDNLMHNLKTERFFKPQMINGRMANMDGPIKTFPLRGIKESPTYLHDGRLLTLEDTVEFFNLVQGLKLTDQEKKSLVAFMRVL, from the coding sequence ATGACGTATTCCGCCAAAAAGTTAAGATTGATAGTGGTGCCGCTGTTTCTCGGGGTCAGCCTCGTCTTGGGCATGGGGTCCATCTGGGGGTCCAAAGATGCCAAAGCCGACAAGCCCAAAGAGCAAGAATCCAGCTACGCGCCGGTAAAAATCACCGAACCCTTTGCCACGACCATGGCCCGGATGAAGGGGGAGAAAGATAAGATCGCGGCCCGGCACAAGGACCTCCTGGAGAAGCGTTACGATATGAGCGACCGACCCGCCAAAGGGGTCACCACGACCCGGGGCAAGCCCATCCAGGAGGGCGTGCGCGCTAAGCTCCCTCCGGGTATGACCTGGGAAAAACTGGCAGCCATGAGCCCGGAGGATATCAAGGAAAAGGGCGTATGGCCCGGGGGATTTTTGCCTCTGCCCCATCCTCACCAGGAAGAGGGTGGGATGGTCTTCCCCAAATCCACCATTGACGAGATCAAAAAACAGGAAGGCCGGGACCTGACCCGGTTTGATCTGGATTACGACTTACCGGACCACTTCCTGCCGGAATTCCCGCCCGCTATCTTTCTTACCACCCGGCCCGACCTGGGGGATGTGTCCCAAGGGAAGCTGGTCACCAACATGAACTTCTATGAGCTGTTCAATGGCATCCTCAACCCCAAGCAAATCGAGGGCTTGCGGCTCTTGGTGACACCCTTTATGCAGCAGCAGTTCAACCAGACGGAAGACCGGCGCTCCGAGCAGCCCAGCCGGGGTGTGGCCTGCTTCGACTGCCATGTTAACGGCCACACCAACGCTTCCACCCACCTAGCGGGGGACGTTCGGCCCCAGCAATTCCGCCACCGCATCGACACCCCGCCCCTCAGGGGTGTGAATATCCAGCGTCTCTTCGGCTCTCAGCGGGCCTTAAAGACGGTGGAGGATTTCACCGAGTTTGAGCAGCGGGCGGCCTACTTCGACGGCGACCCGGTGATTGCCACCAAGAAGGGGGTGAACATCCTGGAACGAGGCAGCCAGGTGCACGACATGGCGGAATTTCAGGAAATTTTAGACTTCCCGCCAGCCCCAAAACTGGACATTTTCGGCCGCCTGGACCCAAAAAAGGCCACGGCAGAGGAAATGAAAGGCCAGGAGATTTTCTTCGGCAAGGCCCAGTGCGCCTTCTGCCATCAGCCCCCGTACTATACCGATAACCTGATGCACAACCTTAAGACCGAGCGCTTCTTCAAGCCCCAGATGATCAACGGCCGCATGGCGAACATGGACGGCCCCATCAAGACCTTTCCATTACGGGGCATCAAGGAATCGCCCACGTATCTGCACGACGGCCGTCTTCTGACCCTGGAGGATACGGTGGAATTTTTCAACCTGGTGCAAGGCCTGAAACTGACCGACCAGGAAAAGAAGTCTCTGGTAGCATTTATGCGGGTTTTATAA
- a CDS encoding DedA family protein, with the protein MLSAHLHLIQTYGYLGIFSSLVLGIFGLPIPDETILAFVGYLVFKGYFHPVPTLLTAFLGSICGITVSYVVGRTLGLPLLARYGKYLHITPERLAQAHQWFEKYGKWSLFGGYFLPGVRHLAALSAGISGLEYRHFAPFAYSGGLVWVATFLTVGYVVGDEWHKIMPQVHAYLVLLVAAVIGLGSAGYLVYRIRRSHCETENQVRD; encoded by the coding sequence ATGTTATCCGCCCATCTTCACTTGATCCAGACTTACGGCTACCTGGGGATATTCTCTTCGCTCGTGCTGGGGATTTTCGGCCTACCCATCCCGGATGAAACCATTCTGGCCTTTGTGGGCTATCTAGTCTTCAAGGGGTATTTCCATCCGGTTCCCACCCTCCTGACGGCCTTCCTGGGCAGCATCTGCGGCATCACGGTGTCCTATGTGGTGGGGCGCACCCTCGGCCTGCCGTTATTGGCGAGGTATGGGAAATACCTGCACATCACCCCGGAGAGATTAGCCCAGGCCCATCAATGGTTTGAGAAATATGGCAAATGGAGCCTGTTTGGAGGCTACTTCCTCCCGGGGGTCCGGCATCTGGCCGCGTTGAGCGCCGGGATTTCCGGTCTGGAGTACCGGCATTTTGCCCCCTTTGCCTACTCCGGGGGCTTAGTCTGGGTGGCCACCTTCTTGACGGTGGGCTACGTGGTGGGGGATGAGTGGCACAAGATTATGCCCCAGGTACATGCTTATCTAGTGCTCCTGGTGGCGGCCGTTATCGGTCTGGGGTCGGCGGGTTATCTGGTGTATAGGATTCGGCGTTCCCATTGTGAAACCGAAAATCAAGTCCGGGATTAG